Part of the Woronichinia naegeliana WA131 genome, GGAAATCCTCCCCACATATCTACACTCACTTGTTCTACTCCTTCCCTCACCTCTAATTCTTTCTTCATCAGCACTTCGATGATTTTATCTTGTTGATGACTATCTATCACTTCTATTAATTCTCCTTTCTCTATATCTCCTAACACTGTTACAAAATTCTGATGACCTTTTCGTTTCGCTATTTCATCCATCCCGAGGTGTTTTACTCCTTGCCAATCTTTTTTTTTAGCTTCACATTGACGTTGGTAAATTCCATTCACTTGATCCCATGATAGAGATTCCTCTCTACCTACTTGTTCCACACTGCTCACATTTACTCGTCCATAAATATATTCTTCATACCTCACTGTGTATTTCCTACGGGCTTCCATAAATTCTAGATTTTCTGTAAAAAACCTTTGACAATCTTTACAGTAAAATTTACGACGAGGGACTTTCAGATATACCATTTGACCAGAGATAGACAAGTCCCTTACTAATACACTGTTCGTCTGATGTAATTCATCCGTTAAGCTACCACAATAATTACATTTGACTTCTTCCTCTTGACAACTCAGTATTAAAAACGCTTGTTTTCCCTCTTGAATCACATTTCTTATGTTTACTTTTGGTAAATTCAGAAGATTTTCCAGAAAAAATAACATTGATGTCGTCCTCATATAGTGTATCTTATTATACATCTTCTACCGCAAAGCCAGAAGAACCTTGTTCTACTGTTTCTCTGTCACTTTTTCCTGAAATTTCTTTGATAATTAATGCTCCTAATGCCATTCTAAATGATTTGGCTGGGGCTCCTTTTTTTTCTGTGAAGTTTTTTGCATATTCTTCCTCATATTCTTCCCAAAGAATCATTTTTGACATTTCTATCCAACGATTTTCTTCGTCTAACTGCCCGCCGAACAGATTTTTCAAGTTTTCTGGTGTTTCAATTGAGTACTGTTGCTTTCGGTACATCTGCTTTCTCTCTTCTTAATGCAATGGTTTTGAGGCATTCTACCCTATTTTCGTGCATTCTAGCGGTTCTTAATTCGCCTACTATTTTTCTCCGTAAAGGTTTCAGCTTTTTTCAGCAAGCCCTAGCTTAGAGCAGATTCTTCAGTTATTTGCGATAGCTTGTGAGCCACCGGCGGATTATGACCGACCGCTCAGTCATTGGACAGCGCGGGAACTGGCGGATGAAATGCTCAAACAAGGCATTGTTGAGAGCATCTCCCCTCGCCATGTGGGACGATTGCTGGCGGAAGCCGACTTGAAACCACACCAATCGCAATATTGGTTAAATCCTCCCCCCGACCCTGAGTTTGATGAGAAAGTTAGTGACATTTGTCAGACCTACCTGAGTGCAATGGAGCGAGCAGAACAGGGAGAACAGACAATTTCCATTGATGAGATGACCGGCATTCAAGCCTTGGAACGAAAGGCTCCTGCCCAACCAATGCGACCTGGCAAACCAGAAAGGCGAGAATTTGAGTATATTCGTCACGGCACCCAGACGTTAATTGCCAGTTTTAATGTGGTTTCAGGTCAGATTGCCCAAGCCAGTGTGGGAGACACGCGCACTGAGATAGACTATCTCAATCATGTTCAACAGTTGGTTGCCAGTGACCCAAAGACTGTCAAGTGGCACCTGCTGATGGATTGCTTGAACACCCATCAATCAGAATCACTAGTAGGCTTGGGTGGCGCAAGTCGAAGGACTTGAGACCGACTTGGGCATCAAAGGAAAATCAGGCATTCTCCAATCAATGCAAAGCCGTTCTGAATTTTTGCGAGAGCCCAGTCATAAAATTGTCTTCCACTTCACCCCCAAGCATTGCTCTTGGCTCAATCAAATTGAGATGTGGTTCAGTATGCTGATGAGTAAGTTACTCAGACGAGGCAATTTCATGAGCAGAGAACAGCTCAAAACTCGCATCCTTGACTTCATTGATTACTTTAATCGCACTATGGCTAAACCCTTCAAATGGACTTATCAAGGCAAGGCATTAAAGCAATGATAAACGGTCGCTCTATTCCCGCCCAAGCCTACTAGTCGTTCAATGTTGGATCAGAAATAAATATTCAAAAAGGCTTAAACGAAGTAGGTTGCATCGCCAGCAAAGAAGCCTTGAAATATTTAGATACAGATGGTTCTCCCTTAAAAATCGGTGAAGAAATCTGGAAGAGTAAGGGAGAGCAACCGAAAGAATATCAAACACTTTATGGTGAGGTTATAGTGAATCGTCATGTATATCAGCGTTCAGTAGGAGGAAAAACGTATTGCCCCTTAGAAAGAGAAGCAAGGATAATCATAACATCAACCCCCATTATTGGCAAAACAGGTATCCTCAAAAATGTCAGGGATGGCAGGCAAAGAGGTGAAAAATGATTTATTAGAAAATCATGGTAGAAAAGTAGCGCTATCCTATATCCAAAGATTGAGTGAAGCAGTAGGAAGTGTGGTACAGGCAAAAGAAGAAGCGTGGAGTTATGCCCCGCCCCAGCAATTCTAAATTTGCCCTGTAGCAAGGGTTTCAGGTTTTAGTTCGCGTAATACGGGGTAAAATTCAACGGGATTAACAAGTTCATTTTACGAGTCTTCAGGCTTTCAGGCATGGTAGTACACATAGAATTGCCCCAAAAACCCCCTTTGAAATGTTCTTTAAATCCCTAAAAGGCTTGCTGTATCTAAAACTGAGAATTGCTGGCCCCGCCCAAAGAGGATAGCCAAATTGCAACAGTGGGAATAGGATTAGATAGAACCTGTATGCTGATAGGCGAAGATGGCTACCGTGAAGCAATGGTGGGAACCTGGTTGACTGACAAAACATGGATCACTAACCCCTGAAACCCTTAGCTGACAAGGATTACAGGCGAGACAAAGCCATAAAACGATCTTGATCACCTAAAACCCTTGCTAGAAGGGGCTTTGAGTGGCATCAAGGCAAACTTTTGTCAGTCAATCAGGGTGGGAACCCTTTCCCTATACGATAGTGAGGGAGAACGTCAACAGACAATTTATCTAGGTGCGGCACCAGAGTATGGAAAAAAGAGTTTTCTAGAAAGATTGGAAAGAGAAATTGAGCGAGCGAAAAACCGTTATCCAGAGGCAAAATTGGTCGGTATAGCAGATGGTGCAGAATCAAATTGGAAGTTTTTAGAAAAGCAAACGGAAGAACAGATATTAGATTTCTATCATGCCTCTGGTTACTTAGGTGCCTTGGCAGAAGCGTTGCATCCGAATACCGTGTCAAAACAAAAAGAATGGTTGACTGAAAATTGTCGAGAACTCAAGCATGAAAAAGGAAAAGCAGGAGAACTGCTAAATCTGATGAAAGAAGTCAAAGAGGAAAAAAGTCATTCTAAGAATCTTACCGAGAAACTACAAGCGGCGATTACTTATTACGAGAATCATCAGCATCAAATGGATTATGCTGAATACTTAGAGAAAAAGTATCCGATTGGTTCAGGTGTTACGGAAGCAGCTTGTAAGACGTTGGTCAAACAACGATTATGTTGTTCAGGGATGCGATGGAAGGAAAAAGGAGCAGGAATTATTTTGAGCCTACGAGCTTTGGTATTGACCAAGGAACGATGGAGTCAATTTTGGGCAAAACTTGATCAATATGGGTTCCCTGTAGAACCCTGATTACAACAGCTTTTATCAACTAAAGGTCGCACCCCAATCTATTTTCTAAAGGCGATCGCTCTTCCTATGAGTCGTTATTCTTAGGCGATCGCATTAACAATCTATCTCCTCAAGGCGATCGCTATTACGATGAGTCGTGGTTTTTAGGCGATCGCTTTAAGCTAGTTCAGCTTCTTACGGAAAACGATTTTGTCAACTCCAGCCGCATAAAACTCTCGGATTCGCGCTTCTTCCTCATACCCACTCTTGCGATAGAACTCCCTAACGTACTCAAAGTCATCCGTTCCAGAAGTTTCTACCAGCAATACACGTTCACCTTTTTCCGTTAACATCTTCTCAACATATTGCAGCATTGACTTCCCGCACCCCTGTCTCTGATGATGAGGATGCACAGCGATTAAATATAAATTCCATGTTCCCTCAGTCATTCTTTCTGGAGCTACATATGCCACACTCACTGGCTCGTTATCGTAGTCAGTAAACTAGAATTCTTGAGTTTTAGCTTTATCGTTGAAGTGGTCAAAAAGCATTTGAGAGAGATCCTCTGTTTGACTTGGCTCGAATAGACCAGTCGCCTCTGCTAAAGCGAT contains:
- a CDS encoding ISL3 family transposase encodes the protein MLFFLENLLNLPKVNIRNVIQEGKQAFLILSCQEEEVKCNYCGSLTDELHQTNSVLVRDLSISGQMVYLKVPRRKFYCKDCQRFFTENLEFMEARRKYTVRYEEYIYGRVNVSSVEQVGREESLSWDQVNGIYQRQCEAKKKDWQGVKHLGMDEIAKRKGHQNFVTVLGDIEKGELIEVIDSHQQDKIIEVLMKKELEVREGVEQVSVDMWGGFPKVIEKVFPNAVIVTDRFHVMKALNEELNKIRKQTKLNVKIKGEKWLLLKNKEDLKEEELEKLELVLKQSARLRKAYEYKESFREIYEKVNDKEEGRLKFTEWLENAKSIYTDVISTIRRNLDSICNYFLSRTTNGAMEGINNRLKLIKRQAYGFMNFDNMRNRFLACFS
- a CDS encoding GNAT family N-acetyltransferase; the encoded protein is MTEGTWNLYLIAVHPHHQRQGCGKSMLQYVEKMLTEKGERVLLVETSGTDDFEYVREFYRKSGYEEEARIREFYAAGVDKIVFRKKLN